A portion of the Meriones unguiculatus strain TT.TT164.6M chromosome 14, Bangor_MerUng_6.1, whole genome shotgun sequence genome contains these proteins:
- the LOC110544124 gene encoding olfactory receptor 5V1-like, producing MDVYNHTTVTQFILIGLSNLPEVRYPLFVVFVITYQITLLGNGAILLAIVTERKLQTPMYYLLANLSLLDIFCPSATVPKMLNNLLSEDHSISFVGCALQLYFLVALAGTEVFLLAVMAYDRYVAICFPLRYSLIMTKVRCVQLVTGTWAAGFLNSFLHTMSTFNLSFCKSNRVNQYYCDIPPVMALSCSSTYVAEMLIIVVGGILGVGAFLITLISYIYIVSTILKIQSVEGKRKAFSTCASHLLVVFLFYGTAIFTYIRPSSSQHSPARDRLISMLYAIITPMLNPIIYSLRNTEVKGALRRVLHPWICSQKA from the coding sequence ATGGATGTCTACAATCATACCACAGTGACTCAGTTCATTCTTATAGGGCTTTCTAACCTCCCTGAGGTGCGTTATCCTCTCTTTGTGGTCTTTGTCATCACCTATCAGATCACTTTGCTGGGCAACGGGGCCATCCTGTTGGCCATTGTGACTGAGAGAAAGCTGCAAACCCCCATGTATTACCTGTTGGCAAATCTGTCCCTGCTAGACATATTCTGCCCATCAGCTACTGTTCCCAAGATGCTCAACAATCTCTTGAGTGAGGATCACAGCATATCCTTTGTTGGGTGTGCTTTGCAGCTCTATTTCCTGGTGGCCCTAGCTGGGACTGAAGTTTTCTTGCTGGCTGTGATGGCTTATGACCGGTATGTGGCCATATGCTTCCCTTTGCGTTATTCCCTCATCATGACCAAGGTTCGCTGTGTGCAGCTGGTAACTGGAACCTGGGCAGCTGGGTTTCTCAACTCCTTTCTCCACACAATGTCCACCTTTAACCTGTCTTTCTGTAAGTCCAACCGAGTTAACCAGTACTACTGTGATATCCCACCTGTGATGGCCCTGTCCTGTTCATCCACCTATGTAGCAGAAATGCTCATTATAGTGGTAGGAGGTATTTTGGGTGTTGGTGCTTTTCTGATCACTTTGATCTCCTACATCTACATTGTCTCCACCATCCTAAAGATCCAGTCAGTGGAAGGGAAGCGCAAAGCTTTCTCCACATGTGCTTCCCATCTTCTTGTCGTCTTCCTGTTCTATGGCACAGCCATATTTACCTACATCCGTCCCTCCTCCAGTCAGCATTCTCCTGCCAGAGACAGACTCATCTCTATGCTGTATGCAATCATTACTCCTATGTTAAACCCCATTATCTACAGCCTGAGAAACACAGAAGTCAAAGGAGCACTCAGAAGAGTTTTACATCCTTGGATTTGTTCACAGAAAGCATGA